The Flavobacterium johnsoniae genomic sequence CATATTGCACAAAGTTTCGGATTGCAATTTTCTTTCGCCTTTATCGGAATTTTTGGTGTTCTAATCGCCTTTATGGTTTCTAAAATTAGAACTACTCCATAATTGTAATCGAAATACATTTTTATTAAATTAATTAAAAACACATTAAATTGTAAGAATTTATTTAATTTTAAATATTTTGTTTATATTTGAATTTGAATGATACCGCTTAGGTATTAAACTGCTCTTTTTCCAAAAACCAATTTTATCTTTTGAATTAAGGATTGATTTCCTAAAATAATTTCAAAGTAAATTGGATTTTTTAATGGTAAAAAAATACGTATTCTTCTTTATAGTATTGTTTTTTAATTTTGCTTCTGCACAACAGGAAATAACAGTTACAGGAATTGTTATTGACGCGCGAACGCAAAATCCGCTAGAAAATGTAGTGGTAACAATACAAAATACAGCTGTGATGCAGCTAACTTCGAAAACGGGAAAATTTGAATTGCATATATTTCCTCAAAAACAGCAATTACTTTTGCTTAGAAGTCAAGGCTACAAAGACTTTCTTTTAAAATTTCAATCTAATTCTGGAGAGAATATTAATTTCGGAATATTACAATTAGAAGATACTTATTCGGATGAAGTTCCTGCGGCATTAATCACTTTGTCAGACAGTGATTTCTCTGAAGATAATAGTTCTTCAGAAATGACTTCTGGACTTCTACAATCTTCCAAAGATGCTTTTATGCAAGCTTCGGCATTTAATTGGGGACAAGCAAGATTTCGTGTTCGTGGTTTAGACAGCGAAAACGGAACGATGATGCTCAACGGAATGACGATGAATAAAATCTACGACGGCAGACCGCAATGGAATAATTGGGGCGGATTGAATAACGTACTTCGTAATCAGGAATTTTCAATCGGAACCGCAGCTTCAAATTATACTTTCGGAGGAATTTTAGGAACGCAACAAATTTTTACTCGTGCTTCTTTATATAGAAAAGGAACTTCACTTACTTTTTCAGGAAGTAATACGACATACACGTGGCGCGGAATCGGAACCTATGCTTCAGGAATGAATGCGGCTGGTTGGGCGTATGTTGTTTCAGCAGGAAAGCGCTATTCAGATGAAGGTTATTTTGAAGGAACAAATTTCAATGCCGATTCTTTTTTTCTTAGTGTTGAAAAAAAATTAAACAATAAACATTCTCTAAATTTTACTGGATTTTATACGCCAAATTCAAGAGGGAAAAACTCCGCCAATACAAATGAAGTTGTTGGTTTAATGAACGAAAAATACAATTCGTATTGGGGATTTCAAAATGGAAAAAAACGAAATGCAAGAGTAAAAAATGTAGAAGAACCGTTACTAATGCTCAATCATTATTTTAAAATTGATGATAAAACGAATCTAAATTCTGGTATAATGTATCAGTTTGGAAAAGTGGGAAACAGCAATATCGATTACCAAAATGCCGACAGTCCAGATCCGGTTTATTATAAAAAAATGCCAAGTTATTTTAGTTCGCTTTACGCGAAAGATCAGGGCGAATTTTCAGGAGAATTTACGCCTGATTATGAAAATGCAGAAAAAAATAAAATAGCTTTTCTGGCAAATTCGCAGATAGATTGGAATGCGATGTATTTGGCAAATCAGAAACCTGGAACAAATGGTTACGAAGCTTCGCAAAGTCATTATGTAATATATGAAGACAGAACTGATGATAAAACTTTAGCCATAAATTCAACGTTAAATACACAGATTACACCAAACATTTCTTTTGATGGAGGTTTCATTTTTAAGAAACTAAAGTCACATAATTTTCAATATTTATTAGACCTTCTAGGCGGCTCATATTTTGAAGATATTGATACTTTCTACAAAGGAAATCTTTCGCAATCTGATTTACAGCATCCAAATCGCAAAGTTAAAGAAGGTGATATTTATGGTTATAATTACAACTTGCTGGCGAATACTTTAGACGTTTTTACGCAGTTTAAATTTGCTTACAACAAAACCGAATTTTATTTGGCACAATCTTATTCAATGTCAAATTATCAA encodes the following:
- a CDS encoding carboxypeptidase-like regulatory domain-containing protein produces the protein MVKKYVFFFIVLFFNFASAQQEITVTGIVIDARTQNPLENVVVTIQNTAVMQLTSKTGKFELHIFPQKQQLLLLRSQGYKDFLLKFQSNSGENINFGILQLEDTYSDEVPAALITLSDSDFSEDNSSSEMTSGLLQSSKDAFMQASAFNWGQARFRVRGLDSENGTMMLNGMTMNKIYDGRPQWNNWGGLNNVLRNQEFSIGTAASNYTFGGILGTQQIFTRASLYRKGTSLTFSGSNTTYTWRGIGTYASGMNAAGWAYVVSAGKRYSDEGYFEGTNFNADSFFLSVEKKLNNKHSLNFTGFYTPNSRGKNSANTNEVVGLMNEKYNSYWGFQNGKKRNARVKNVEEPLLMLNHYFKIDDKTNLNSGIMYQFGKVGNSNIDYQNADSPDPVYYKKMPSYFSSLYAKDQGEFSGEFTPDYENAEKNKIAFLANSQIDWNAMYLANQKPGTNGYEASQSHYVIYEDRTDDKTLAINSTLNTQITPNISFDGGFIFKKLKSHNFQYLLDLLGGSYFEDIDTFYKGNLSQSDLQHPNRKVKEGDIYGYNYNLLANTLDVFTQFKFAYNKTEFYLAQSYSMSNYQREGLYQNGLYPTTSLGKSEKVDFENFGFKGGFTYKISGKQLMFFNAAHLTRAPSLRNTFANSRLNNSIVNGIESENISSIDANYMYRSPKLKLRLTAYYSLIKNSTKTSFFYAEGIFDNGAGYDATDAFVSQTLTHLDKKNTGAELSLEYQISSTLKTTLCGAYGKYIYSSNPNVSITNDANLAKDGMQTTFDFGSALLKNYKQPGTPHQAYSFGLEYRDPKFWWLGANINYLAESYIDISPISRTPQFYINPANNFPFPEATSERGNELLKQEKFDPVSLLNISGGKSWRIRKKYIGLFSSVNNVFNSMYKTGGFEQARNANFRALNQDVSSGTPSFGPKYYYGYGRTYFLNLTIGL